The following proteins are encoded in a genomic region of Sorangiineae bacterium MSr12523:
- the tnpB gene encoding IS66 family insertion sequence element accessory protein TnpB, producing MATQLISSDKTDVYIATFPVRMTSSIGELPAAMREQISRSPGALFVCVHPARDRAKAVWWDGKSHTILLKKLEKGLIKLPASLGSVSGSEEIEVGVSDKTVTLVRLDALVRPTSNAPRATLPGSAFEVALAILAGGHAPGSQTNGKGLHLLSRQR from the coding sequence ATGGCAACTCAATTGATTTCGTCCGACAAAACGGATGTGTACATCGCAACGTTTCCCGTTCGCATGACCTCCTCGATTGGAGAGCTGCCAGCGGCAATGCGCGAGCAAATCTCGCGCAGCCCGGGAGCGCTCTTCGTATGCGTGCATCCGGCACGCGATCGCGCCAAGGCTGTCTGGTGGGACGGAAAGAGTCATACGATCCTCCTGAAAAAACTTGAGAAGGGGTTGATCAAACTGCCTGCGAGTCTCGGTTCCGTGAGCGGATCCGAGGAAATCGAGGTTGGAGTCTCCGACAAGACCGTCACCCTCGTTCGGCTCGATGCGCTGGTCAGACCGACTTCGAATGCGCCGCGGGCGACTCTCCCCGGCTCAGCGTTCGAAGTTGCGCTCGCGATTCTCGCCGGAGGTCATGCTCCAGGTTCGCAGACCAACGGCAAGGGCTTGCACCTGCTGTCGCGACAACGGTAA
- the istA gene encoding IS21 family transposase, producing the protein MMDVKEMLRRRAAKQSAREIARETGIDRKTVARYFAAAATLPLPTDREATDDEIHEVAQRVQARPVVDASTQWKRVEAHRIRIEYWLGQKRPLRLRKIHTLLRRDHGLDVSYDTLRRFVRKELGWRVKKTTVRLADTAPGEVAQVDFGLMGMLADADGRMRRLYALIITLAFSRYQFVWPSFEQSTEAVCAGLDAAWRFFGAMARVVLPDNMKAMVQEADELAPTLVPSFLDYVQTRGLFVDTARVQSPKDKARVENQVPYVRESWFDGESFCGLEDARLAAERWCRDVAGARVHGTTCEVPREVFEEKERPAMKPAPTSPFDVPHWTDAKVHPDHHIQVLRSLYSVPTRWVGKVVRVRADRKTVKVYAGTEMVKMHGRVAPGKRSTDPSDYPVGKGTIATRDIASLVATAKKSGEHIGIYAERLLAVPLPWTRMRLVYGLLRLCRKYGDGRVEAVCQSALAFDVVDVRRITRMLEQAQKPMLPSSDGDRKVIRLEPPRFARSIEHFATRGAIKGSKDGAK; encoded by the coding sequence ATGATGGACGTGAAAGAGATGCTTCGGCGCCGCGCGGCGAAGCAGAGTGCGCGCGAGATCGCACGTGAGACGGGAATCGATCGAAAGACGGTGGCACGCTACTTCGCCGCGGCGGCGACGTTGCCATTGCCAACGGACCGAGAAGCGACGGACGACGAGATCCACGAGGTCGCGCAGCGTGTGCAAGCGCGGCCCGTGGTGGATGCGAGCACGCAGTGGAAGCGGGTGGAAGCGCACCGAATCCGTATCGAGTATTGGCTCGGGCAGAAACGCCCGCTTCGCCTCCGGAAGATCCACACACTCCTTCGGCGCGATCACGGGCTCGACGTAAGTTACGACACGCTTCGGCGATTCGTTCGCAAGGAGCTTGGATGGCGCGTCAAAAAGACCACGGTGCGCCTGGCCGATACTGCGCCGGGAGAGGTCGCGCAGGTGGACTTCGGCCTGATGGGGATGCTCGCAGATGCCGATGGCCGAATGCGACGCTTGTACGCGCTGATCATCACGCTGGCCTTCAGCCGCTATCAGTTCGTGTGGCCTTCGTTCGAGCAGTCCACGGAGGCCGTGTGCGCAGGACTGGACGCGGCGTGGCGATTTTTCGGAGCCATGGCCCGCGTGGTGTTGCCCGACAATATGAAGGCGATGGTGCAAGAGGCGGACGAGCTTGCGCCAACTCTCGTGCCTTCGTTTCTCGACTACGTGCAAACGCGCGGGCTGTTCGTCGACACCGCGCGCGTGCAGTCGCCCAAGGACAAGGCGCGGGTCGAAAACCAAGTGCCGTATGTTCGCGAAAGTTGGTTCGACGGTGAATCGTTCTGCGGGCTCGAGGATGCTCGCCTCGCGGCGGAGCGCTGGTGCCGCGACGTCGCGGGCGCGCGCGTGCACGGCACGACGTGCGAGGTGCCGCGCGAAGTGTTCGAAGAGAAGGAGCGGCCGGCCATGAAGCCCGCGCCGACGAGTCCTTTCGACGTGCCGCATTGGACCGATGCCAAGGTTCATCCCGATCATCACATCCAAGTGCTTCGCTCCCTCTACAGCGTGCCGACGCGTTGGGTCGGCAAGGTGGTGCGCGTCCGCGCCGATCGCAAGACGGTGAAGGTCTACGCCGGCACGGAGATGGTGAAGATGCACGGGCGCGTTGCGCCCGGAAAGCGCTCCACCGATCCGAGCGACTACCCGGTGGGCAAAGGCACCATCGCTACGCGCGATATTGCATCGCTCGTCGCGACGGCCAAGAAGTCAGGAGAGCACATTGGGATCTACGCAGAGCGCCTCTTGGCAGTGCCATTGCCCTGGACGCGGATGCGATTGGTCTACGGCCTCTTGCGTCTGTGCCGGAAGTACGGAGATGGCCGTGTCGAAGCGGTCTGCCAGAGTGCACTCGCATTCGACGTCGTCGACGTTCGGCGCATCACTCGAATGCTCGAGCAGGCACAGAAGCCGATGCTGCCGTCGAGCGACGGCGACCGTAAGGTGATCCGACTCGAGCCTCCGCGCTTCGCGCGCAGCATCGAGCACTTCGCGACGCGCGGCGCGATCAAAGGCAGCAAGGATGGTGCAAAATGA
- a CDS encoding ATP-binding protein gives MTAPIDPELIAVLKRLRLGRIALTLPERLVLAEKQSMSHEELLLLVLTDEIARREASATDNRVRAAELHPDMRLELWDKTAKVSFDKRLLATLTSLRFLEEHQHVVILGSVGVGKTFLSNALGHIACKHGYGVRFLRADAMLKLLKQSRLDNSRDAEMAALTSVDLLILDDFALDAMSKEESKDVYQLFLERTGRASMIVTSNRDTAEWLAMFDDVLLAQSAVDRFKNAAYDFVVEGESYRPRLKPQLDPDTKELVSPRNKPPVNPRSRRRR, from the coding sequence ATGACTGCGCCGATCGATCCCGAGCTGATTGCCGTGCTCAAACGTCTTCGGCTTGGAAGAATCGCACTCACGCTTCCGGAGCGGCTCGTACTCGCCGAAAAGCAATCGATGTCCCACGAGGAGCTTCTTCTGCTAGTCCTCACCGACGAGATCGCGCGCAGGGAGGCGAGTGCGACGGACAATCGCGTGCGCGCCGCGGAGCTCCATCCCGACATGCGTCTCGAGCTCTGGGACAAGACCGCAAAGGTCTCCTTCGACAAGCGGCTGCTCGCGACGCTGACGAGTCTGCGCTTCTTGGAAGAGCACCAGCACGTAGTGATTCTCGGGTCCGTTGGCGTGGGGAAGACATTCCTCTCGAATGCGCTCGGACACATCGCGTGCAAGCATGGCTACGGCGTGCGCTTCCTGCGTGCCGACGCGATGCTGAAGCTCCTGAAACAGAGTCGGCTCGACAACTCACGTGACGCGGAGATGGCCGCACTCACCTCCGTCGATTTATTGATTCTGGATGATTTTGCATTGGACGCGATGAGCAAAGAGGAGAGCAAAGACGTCTATCAACTCTTCCTCGAGCGCACGGGCCGTGCGTCGATGATCGTGACATCGAATCGCGACACGGCCGAATGGCTCGCGATGTTCGACGACGTCTTGCTCGCGCAGAGCGCTGTCGATCGTTTCAAGAATGCGGCTTACGATTTCGTCGTCGAAGGCGAATCGTATCGACCGCGCCTGAAACCGCAGCTCGATCCCGACACGAAGGAGCTCGTGTCTCCGCGCAATAAGCCTCCGGTGAATCCTCGCAGTCGACGTCGACGCTAA
- a CDS encoding AIPR family protein, with product MEKVAHPSSPLSSSSDVVYRSLLQTDCFPFAYASTSAQRGVNMDRITKGIVDEFRESQSLQKLPDDKAFERLCNHCIVSREIEEFNVEDVSTGGGGDGGIDGLAIIVNNAIITTIDEIEDAAARSKYLDVTFIFVQAKTSDRFSASDVGTFAFGVKDFFSETPKLIHNDFITRAHKVQMAVFGRGSLFSRGKPHCKLFYVTTGKWLNDANVSARLQQGKADLEQLQLFKTVEVSALGADELHGLYQRTKHHFSVEFTFQNRVVLPEIADVSQAHIGVLPAKEFLRLIVDEGGALRRSLFYDNVRDYQGNTNIVNEQIALTLDSKSERGRFHVLNNGVTVVSKSLRNIGGHKFVIEDYQIVNGCQTSHVVYAMCAGNELAADAVHVPVKIIETTNDSITTAIIKATNSQTEVRREQLEALSGFQKKLEAFFETFKGDQRLFYERRLGQYGADSSVRKVRVITMLQLVKAFGSMFLDEPHRVTRSPSAVIDKLGKDIFSPDHHPLPYYVSAFAHYKIESLFRNQVLEPRYKSARYHILMAVRHMAAKVEMPYLNSKKMESYCGPILNVLWDEESAVDTFVKAARKVDRLSGGDLDNDELRTQPFVVKLLDRLGT from the coding sequence ATGGAAAAAGTTGCCCACCCGTCCTCCCCCCTCTCCAGCTCATCCGACGTCGTTTACAGATCACTGCTGCAGACCGACTGCTTCCCGTTCGCGTACGCTTCCACTTCAGCGCAGCGCGGGGTGAACATGGACCGAATCACGAAGGGTATCGTCGACGAGTTCCGAGAGAGTCAGTCGTTACAAAAGCTTCCTGACGATAAGGCGTTCGAACGCCTTTGCAACCATTGCATCGTCAGTCGAGAAATCGAGGAGTTCAACGTTGAAGACGTGTCTACCGGCGGCGGCGGCGACGGGGGCATCGATGGACTTGCTATTATAGTAAACAACGCAATCATCACAACCATCGATGAAATCGAGGACGCAGCGGCGCGCAGTAAGTATTTGGATGTGACGTTTATATTTGTTCAAGCAAAAACAAGTGACCGCTTCAGTGCCAGTGATGTCGGTACCTTTGCCTTTGGTGTAAAAGACTTCTTTAGCGAGACACCAAAGCTCATACACAATGACTTCATCACGCGTGCGCACAAGGTCCAGATGGCAGTCTTCGGCCGCGGAAGCCTCTTCAGCCGTGGGAAGCCGCATTGCAAACTATTCTACGTCACGACCGGGAAGTGGCTCAACGATGCGAACGTATCCGCTCGCCTTCAACAAGGAAAAGCCGACCTCGAACAGCTGCAACTATTCAAGACCGTGGAAGTGTCGGCCCTCGGAGCAGATGAACTCCACGGCCTCTATCAGCGAACGAAGCACCATTTTAGCGTAGAGTTTACATTCCAAAACCGCGTAGTTCTCCCGGAAATCGCGGACGTCTCCCAGGCGCACATTGGAGTGCTTCCCGCCAAAGAATTCCTGCGCCTGATTGTCGACGAGGGAGGCGCCCTTCGCAGGTCCTTGTTTTACGACAACGTTCGCGACTATCAAGGCAATACCAATATTGTCAACGAGCAGATTGCCCTTACGCTCGACTCCAAGTCTGAGCGGGGAAGATTTCACGTCCTAAACAACGGAGTAACAGTAGTTAGCAAGTCGTTGCGAAACATCGGCGGTCACAAATTTGTCATAGAAGACTATCAAATTGTCAACGGCTGCCAGACGAGTCATGTCGTCTATGCAATGTGCGCCGGTAACGAGCTGGCAGCGGACGCGGTCCACGTTCCGGTGAAAATCATCGAAACTACCAACGATTCGATTACCACTGCTATTATTAAGGCGACAAACAGCCAAACTGAAGTGCGGCGCGAACAACTTGAAGCGTTGTCGGGCTTTCAAAAGAAGTTAGAGGCGTTCTTTGAAACGTTCAAGGGCGACCAACGCCTATTTTACGAACGTCGATTAGGGCAATATGGCGCTGATTCGTCGGTAAGAAAAGTGCGTGTCATAACGATGCTGCAGCTTGTAAAAGCGTTCGGCTCAATGTTTCTCGATGAACCGCATCGGGTTACTCGCTCTCCGTCCGCCGTTATCGACAAGTTGGGTAAAGATATATTCTCGCCAGATCACCATCCGCTTCCGTACTATGTAAGCGCCTTCGCTCATTACAAGATTGAGTCGCTATTTCGAAACCAAGTACTTGAGCCTCGATACAAGTCGGCACGCTACCACATACTCATGGCAGTAAGACACATGGCCGCGAAAGTGGAGATGCCCTACCTCAACTCCAAGAAAATGGAGAGCTACTGCGGGCCCATTCTGAACGTCCTTTGGGACGAGGAGTCCGCCGTCGACACCTTCGTGAAGGCGGCGCGGAAAGTCGATCGATTGTCCGGCGGCGATCTGGACAATGATGAATTGCGAACGCAACCATTCGTGGTGAAGCTGCTGGATCGTCTCGGGACATAA
- a CDS encoding terminase family protein, with protein sequence MQTQIASLVSLSPEQRAEVIRSLTPEESEQLYYCWRAWARPSQLAPPGDWSTWCILAGRGWGKTRVGAEWVREQVEADGPRSELRIALVARSAADVRDTMLQGESGLLAICPPWNRPRYIPSKRLVLWPSGARAHCYSAEEPSLLRGPQFHLAWADELAAWRYQETWDQLQFGLRLRHRSGREPRVVVTTTPRPTRLIRDLVADPHTVVTGGSTFENQANLASNFFRQIISKYAGTRLGRQELSAEILGDNPGALWQREVLDALRVRHVIGSDGQLTLPRPELGRIVVGVDPAVTHRPDEDVPSDGKKARRRRSNETGIVVAGLGASDHHGYVLEDLSGRFSPADWASRVAEAYHRWGADAVVAEVNQGGDLVVSNLRGVDAAINVIQVRATRNKHVRAEPVSALYEQRRVHHVGSLALLEDQMTSWDPDDTSEESPDRVDALVWAMTELIVKYGEPTDTKASPLILTDFEMVGVLG encoded by the coding sequence ATGCAGACGCAGATCGCCTCGCTCGTCTCCCTCTCACCGGAACAGCGAGCCGAGGTCATTCGGTCGCTCACACCCGAGGAGAGCGAGCAACTCTATTATTGCTGGCGCGCCTGGGCGCGACCGAGCCAGCTCGCACCGCCCGGTGACTGGTCGACATGGTGCATTCTCGCGGGGCGCGGCTGGGGCAAGACTCGCGTCGGCGCCGAATGGGTCAGGGAGCAGGTCGAAGCCGATGGCCCCCGGTCGGAGCTACGAATTGCGCTCGTCGCACGGAGTGCCGCGGATGTACGCGATACGATGCTGCAGGGAGAGAGCGGGCTACTCGCGATCTGCCCACCATGGAATCGCCCGAGGTACATCCCGAGTAAGAGGCTCGTCCTATGGCCGTCGGGCGCGAGGGCTCATTGCTACAGCGCCGAGGAACCCAGTCTTCTCCGTGGTCCGCAATTTCATCTCGCATGGGCCGATGAACTTGCCGCTTGGCGGTACCAGGAGACCTGGGACCAGCTTCAATTCGGTCTTCGACTTCGCCATCGTTCCGGCCGCGAGCCGCGCGTCGTGGTCACCACGACGCCCCGCCCGACTCGTCTTATTCGCGATCTGGTGGCCGATCCACACACCGTCGTCACCGGCGGAAGCACGTTTGAGAATCAGGCCAACCTTGCATCGAATTTCTTTCGGCAGATTATATCGAAATATGCAGGGACGAGGCTTGGCCGCCAGGAGCTCTCTGCTGAGATACTCGGAGACAACCCTGGTGCGCTATGGCAGCGCGAAGTCCTCGACGCCCTGCGGGTCCGTCACGTCATCGGTAGCGACGGGCAGCTCACGCTTCCTCGGCCGGAGCTGGGGCGGATCGTCGTCGGGGTCGACCCCGCCGTCACCCATCGTCCGGACGAAGATGTTCCGTCGGATGGCAAGAAGGCGCGCCGCCGGCGCAGTAACGAGACTGGGATCGTCGTCGCCGGCTTGGGGGCGAGCGACCACCATGGTTACGTCCTCGAAGACCTGTCGGGAAGGTTCTCGCCTGCAGATTGGGCATCGCGAGTTGCCGAGGCGTACCACCGATGGGGGGCAGATGCCGTCGTCGCTGAAGTCAATCAGGGCGGTGATTTGGTCGTCTCGAACTTACGCGGCGTCGATGCGGCGATAAACGTCATTCAGGTCCGCGCTACCCGCAACAAACACGTGAGGGCCGAGCCGGTCAGCGCTTTGTACGAACAGCGGCGCGTGCATCACGTCGGTTCGCTCGCGCTACTGGAAGACCAAATGACGAGCTGGGACCCGGACGACACGTCCGAGGAGTCGCCAGACCGCGTCGACGCGTTGGTGTGGGCGATGACCGAGCTCATTGTCAAGTATGGTGAGCCCACAGACACGAAAGCAAGTCCACTTATCCTGACGGACTTTGAAATGGTGGGGGTTCTCGGCTGA
- a CDS encoding DUF935 domain-containing protein gives MAKRKTRVSGGLPPSVDAAPLAPWPLIDRYPSVLGSQISLQTVSATLRLCQTGYRQQYVDLLGELLEREPHGYAVLSQRILNVAGGRLEIAPAKCAPGSTDERRAQELADEVAADIHAIPDLRQSLAALLWAIYYGVCGAEIAWTRDESRWKPQRLHFVHSRRIAYPDPATWRVHIWDQGLVRGWEQPIDAPTQGIYGLPVDEFPGKFVIHAPQLRGEYPTRDGLGRELIWWFVLKSIGARGAAEYLERFGKPWAIGYASTQPDGKPRAANDDDMRAANAALAALGVGSLAGAVLPNSVQVHLMGPAFSSGRIGMSHEHWLAICNSEISKCVRGQTFTTESTNYGSRSTADVGQSGELRLAAYDADCIAETLRRDLITPMMRLNHPDEVRLCPRIIVHVEDEPDPAQRLELAVKGAQANLPIDADAMADEVGLPLVAKPEGEESKPRRMVPLSAMKPADALVMSEPQLLRVRLPSEQDNDEQERGAPRGEGDGEGTEQGQGGHPRRPDGTWANAVADS, from the coding sequence GTGGCGAAACGAAAGACACGGGTATCTGGCGGACTACCTCCCTCCGTCGACGCAGCGCCGCTCGCGCCGTGGCCCCTCATCGACCGATATCCGAGTGTCCTTGGATCGCAGATCTCGCTTCAGACCGTATCTGCGACGCTCCGGTTGTGCCAAACGGGATATCGTCAACAATACGTCGATTTGCTCGGGGAGTTGCTCGAGCGCGAGCCACATGGATATGCCGTCCTGTCCCAACGCATCCTCAACGTTGCCGGCGGCCGGCTCGAAATCGCCCCGGCGAAATGCGCCCCGGGCAGCACCGACGAACGTCGCGCTCAGGAGCTCGCCGACGAAGTGGCAGCGGATATCCACGCGATTCCCGACCTTCGGCAATCCCTGGCGGCCCTGCTGTGGGCAATCTACTACGGGGTTTGCGGAGCGGAGATCGCCTGGACACGGGACGAGAGTCGATGGAAGCCCCAGCGCCTCCACTTTGTGCACTCCCGCAGAATCGCTTATCCGGACCCAGCGACTTGGCGCGTCCACATTTGGGACCAGGGCCTCGTGCGGGGTTGGGAACAGCCTATTGATGCCCCGACGCAGGGAATCTATGGCCTTCCAGTCGATGAGTTTCCAGGGAAGTTCGTAATTCATGCGCCACAATTGAGAGGCGAGTACCCGACACGGGACGGCCTCGGTAGAGAGCTGATTTGGTGGTTCGTTTTGAAGAGCATTGGCGCGCGCGGGGCGGCCGAGTACCTCGAGCGGTTCGGCAAACCGTGGGCGATCGGATATGCCAGTACGCAACCCGATGGAAAACCGAGAGCCGCGAATGACGACGACATGCGCGCTGCGAATGCCGCGCTGGCGGCACTCGGCGTGGGCTCGCTCGCAGGCGCCGTCCTGCCGAATTCGGTGCAAGTCCACCTGATGGGCCCGGCCTTCTCCTCGGGCCGGATTGGTATGTCGCACGAGCATTGGCTTGCGATATGCAATTCCGAAATTAGCAAGTGCGTTCGAGGCCAGACGTTTACGACCGAAAGCACGAACTATGGCTCCCGCTCGACGGCTGATGTCGGGCAGTCAGGGGAGCTTCGGCTGGCCGCATATGATGCCGATTGCATCGCGGAGACACTGCGGCGCGACCTGATCACGCCGATGATGCGATTGAACCACCCCGACGAAGTCCGACTTTGCCCGCGCATCATCGTGCATGTGGAGGACGAGCCCGACCCTGCGCAGCGACTCGAGCTGGCCGTGAAAGGGGCGCAAGCGAATCTCCCAATCGACGCTGACGCGATGGCCGATGAAGTCGGCCTGCCGCTGGTTGCGAAACCGGAGGGCGAGGAAAGCAAGCCACGCCGCATGGTGCCGCTGTCCGCCATGAAGCCGGCGGACGCCCTCGTTATGAGCGAGCCGCAGCTCCTTCGCGTGCGGCTCCCGTCCGAACAGGATAACGACGAGCAGGAGCGCGGAGCGCCGCGCGGCGAGGGAGACGGCGAAGGCACCGAGCAGGGGCAGGGGGGGCATCCGCGGAGGCCCGACGGAACTTGGGCGAACGCGGTCGCAGACTCCTAG
- a CDS encoding phage protease codes for MKARIRAAQRRFGETPKSKQRGMRLHGHLGPGSELHVRHLADVIHSFSELELKEVPDEAGPVWIQVARTGSFRGHHAGPFELNEKVFSEIIRNFKEAKQPIPIDFEHASESDPTSGEIPTKGAPAQGWIHDLRIENGNLYGLVEWGELAKQYIRAGQYRYFSPAIRFNSRDRISGEPIGARMTTGALTNLPYLPHMQRLVARDDEVGAVLATYAYSSAETMPVVRAALRLPELATAAECADALGRLRELHEIGGGADVQGVAVRSYITAIRDALHAPLSSTVEDVFQALAEMIGAAMDEACAGDEASDVELDDDVGDGDDDGVAMTSMETDMNEQQRVTELEADVARANASLAEERAARDAAETELKALRAWRQEHETAAEKMAADVKELREWRAAREERDTRDEVEVAFSTYKDSKRLVESDKADMLAMCKAVPDSFRRMYPPVPPDQRHLLRQIVTPRGGPPATTFEAPTERPTVVQLAERLRAQNPKLSEEESYIAAEKQLRQHASR; via the coding sequence GTGAAAGCGCGCATTCGCGCGGCGCAACGCCGATTCGGCGAGACACCGAAATCCAAGCAGCGTGGAATGCGGCTCCATGGGCACCTCGGCCCAGGCTCGGAGCTGCACGTGCGGCATCTGGCCGACGTCATCCACTCGTTCAGTGAGCTGGAGCTTAAGGAAGTCCCCGATGAAGCGGGCCCTGTCTGGATCCAGGTCGCGCGCACCGGCTCGTTCAGGGGGCACCACGCCGGGCCCTTCGAGCTGAATGAAAAAGTCTTCAGCGAGATCATCCGGAATTTCAAAGAGGCCAAACAGCCCATTCCAATCGACTTCGAACACGCCTCCGAGTCCGACCCGACGTCGGGTGAAATACCCACGAAGGGGGCTCCGGCGCAAGGTTGGATTCACGACCTTCGAATCGAAAACGGCAATCTATACGGGCTTGTCGAGTGGGGGGAGCTCGCAAAGCAGTACATCCGCGCAGGCCAGTATCGGTACTTTTCGCCGGCAATTCGATTTAATTCCCGTGACCGCATCAGCGGAGAACCGATTGGCGCGCGCATGACGACGGGCGCCCTAACCAATCTGCCGTATCTGCCGCATATGCAACGGCTTGTGGCACGCGACGATGAGGTAGGCGCCGTGCTCGCGACCTACGCGTACTCCAGCGCCGAGACGATGCCGGTGGTGCGCGCGGCACTTCGGCTGCCCGAGCTTGCAACCGCCGCCGAGTGCGCGGACGCCCTTGGGCGTCTCCGCGAACTGCACGAAATTGGCGGCGGTGCCGATGTTCAGGGCGTCGCGGTGCGGTCGTACATCACGGCCATTCGGGACGCGCTGCACGCGCCGCTCTCCTCCACGGTCGAAGACGTGTTTCAGGCGCTCGCCGAGATGATTGGTGCGGCGATGGACGAGGCGTGCGCAGGCGACGAAGCCAGCGACGTCGAGCTCGACGATGACGTGGGCGACGGGGATGATGACGGCGTCGCGATGACGTCGATGGAGACCGACATGAATGAACAACAGCGGGTGACGGAGCTCGAGGCGGATGTGGCCCGCGCGAATGCATCCCTTGCCGAAGAACGGGCGGCCCGCGATGCCGCGGAGACCGAACTTAAGGCGTTGCGCGCGTGGAGACAGGAGCACGAGACCGCAGCCGAGAAAATGGCCGCGGACGTGAAGGAACTCCGCGAGTGGCGCGCGGCCCGCGAGGAGCGAGACACTCGCGATGAGGTCGAGGTGGCGTTCTCGACGTACAAGGACAGCAAGCGGCTCGTTGAATCGGACAAGGCCGATATGTTGGCCATGTGCAAGGCGGTGCCGGATTCCTTCCGCCGAATGTACCCTCCTGTGCCCCCGGATCAGCGCCACCTGCTGCGACAGATCGTCACTCCGCGCGGCGGTCCGCCCGCGACAACGTTCGAGGCTCCGACGGAGCGCCCCACGGTCGTCCAACTTGCCGAGCGGCTCCGGGCGCAGAATCCGAAATTGTCTGAGGAAGAGTCGTACATCGCGGCGGAAAAGCAGCTCCGCCAGCACGCATCGCGCTGA
- a CDS encoding DUF2190 family protein, whose translation MAITSQIGGFPVEGGDLPFRNYGTNDIASNIAVLIDANPANIMGVTVPQTDAPVTRGIGITLERIPAGKTGRVRCIGAAVATASAAITAGDPVQIDSAVFQEGHVKLAAAGAPKIGIALTTAGALDAVCVLLTHAP comes from the coding sequence ATGGCTATTACGTCACAGATTGGCGGATTTCCCGTCGAGGGCGGAGACTTGCCCTTCCGGAACTACGGCACCAACGACATCGCGAGCAACATCGCGGTCCTAATCGATGCTAACCCGGCGAACATCATGGGCGTCACCGTCCCGCAGACGGATGCGCCTGTCACTCGCGGCATCGGCATCACCCTGGAACGGATCCCTGCCGGTAAAACGGGACGCGTCCGGTGCATCGGCGCCGCGGTCGCGACTGCGTCCGCTGCGATCACCGCGGGCGATCCCGTGCAGATCGATTCGGCCGTGTTTCAGGAGGGGCATGTCAAATTGGCGGCGGCGGGCGCACCGAAGATCGGCATTGCGCTCACCACTGCGGGCGCCCTCGACGCTGTTTGCGTGCTGCTGACGCACGCACCGTAA
- a CDS encoding major capsid protein: protein MFQDPGVQVRDVETGELTTLNLSSNSMRLPDGRLVTMDLGVADVHLDAALANVAFGYRLAQGIADEAAPVVPSAKASDRYFVWDKDDALQPVNNLQVAPSGAVSEVSPRLSNAPFSTMPYALQSAISTETEANADSPLRPRIQAMRRLMNALLIGREVRVATMLRNPANYGDPFKSILGATAKWNGGATSNPVQDLYTRIEDALMPITDIVMSERTWHDFVQNSAVQKYIASKINVPGTPTPDQMVGDLALLGLPPIRVAAMKYKDVGGGYSYVWGDDVVLLHRPANLPSDGQDIATAYTYRWTGVPAPEGTMQGGFFVRSYFDNKRGPRGSTVIVVGHNDAEVFTSDAVSGLIQGAHQ from the coding sequence ATGTTCCAGGACCCCGGGGTCCAAGTACGGGACGTCGAGACTGGCGAGCTCACGACCCTCAACCTCTCTTCGAATTCGATGCGCCTTCCCGATGGGCGCCTGGTCACGATGGATCTGGGCGTCGCGGACGTGCATCTCGACGCTGCACTGGCCAACGTTGCCTTTGGGTATCGTCTCGCGCAGGGCATTGCCGACGAAGCGGCCCCGGTCGTTCCCTCGGCGAAAGCGTCCGACCGGTATTTCGTGTGGGACAAGGACGATGCCCTGCAGCCGGTGAACAATCTGCAGGTTGCCCCGTCGGGTGCCGTGTCGGAGGTGAGCCCGCGCCTGTCGAATGCTCCATTCTCCACGATGCCGTATGCCCTTCAGTCGGCGATTTCGACCGAGACGGAGGCAAACGCGGACTCGCCGTTGCGCCCTCGCATTCAGGCGATGCGTCGCCTGATGAACGCGTTGCTGATCGGGCGCGAAGTTCGCGTCGCGACCATGCTACGGAATCCGGCCAATTACGGCGATCCATTCAAATCGATACTGGGCGCAACCGCAAAATGGAACGGCGGTGCGACGTCAAATCCGGTGCAGGACCTCTACACCAGGATCGAAGACGCACTGATGCCCATCACCGATATCGTGATGAGTGAGCGCACGTGGCACGATTTCGTGCAGAACAGCGCCGTCCAGAAGTACATTGCGTCGAAAATCAACGTTCCAGGCACGCCGACCCCGGACCAGATGGTCGGCGACCTCGCCCTACTCGGCTTGCCCCCTATCCGTGTCGCGGCAATGAAGTACAAGGACGTTGGGGGCGGCTATTCCTATGTCTGGGGCGACGATGTCGTTCTTCTGCACCGCCCCGCGAATCTGCCGAGCGATGGCCAAGACATTGCCACCGCCTATACGTACCGATGGACCGGCGTCCCCGCGCCCGAGGGAACCATGCAAGGTGGGTTCTTCGTGAGGTCCTACTTCGACAATAAGCGGGGTCCCAGGGGAAGTACGGTCATTGTCGTCGGGCACAACGATGCCGAGGTGTTCACCAGCGACGCCGTCAGCGGATTGATTCAGGGAGCGCACCAATGA